A part of Leptospira congkakensis genomic DNA contains:
- a CDS encoding NlpC/P60 family protein: MFVISNYRVILVGFIFLFFGISSLSSQNLDSLVASVYNKQETLLIRNEIRKRLGNRANDPSVKEIVQSLRVWAAFESMPAPEFAEGVERFVILKDYGYTWEETEELIPYFITTKPNKKDIPYLGKFFKETTISKLPEETVLEILRAARAKQWSGASVFVAGRLVVLSRKKRENTNLTIKSLESVLPKQIQTLSDEKKTKFLNDWFQKEGQNIEPKDWEIVKTDTIQVLSANSSKDHFQKSERRTEIVWNEQGEWVTKERPRLDPNILFLEEQNTPTVQTTNNEKDKRKLVDPIGRNWIGTPYLYGGYSKRGVDCSGLTKSILTDSKIGMNEKSIPRSARDQAQIGKSVSRDKQQIGNLVFFSASPNTSKITHVGMVLENGNFIHASTSRGVVIQSLNEKWWKERYITGRDVFTGAK; this comes from the coding sequence ATGTTTGTGATTTCAAATTATCGTGTGATTTTGGTTGGGTTTATTTTTCTTTTTTTCGGGATAAGTTCACTTTCCTCTCAAAACTTAGATTCGTTAGTTGCATCTGTTTATAATAAACAAGAGACCTTACTCATCCGTAATGAAATTAGAAAACGATTGGGGAACCGAGCAAACGATCCTTCCGTAAAAGAAATTGTCCAATCATTACGGGTTTGGGCAGCTTTTGAATCTATGCCCGCTCCTGAATTTGCCGAAGGGGTCGAAAGGTTTGTTATCTTAAAAGACTATGGATACACATGGGAAGAAACAGAAGAGTTGATTCCTTATTTTATCACAACGAAACCTAACAAAAAAGACATCCCTTATCTTGGAAAATTTTTTAAAGAAACTACTATATCCAAACTTCCCGAAGAAACTGTTCTTGAAATTCTACGCGCCGCGAGAGCCAAACAATGGAGTGGGGCATCTGTTTTTGTGGCTGGTCGTTTGGTGGTTTTGTCTCGTAAAAAACGAGAAAATACAAACCTCACCATCAAAAGTTTGGAGTCCGTCCTTCCCAAACAAATCCAAACACTCAGCGATGAGAAAAAAACAAAATTTCTAAATGATTGGTTTCAGAAGGAAGGACAAAATATAGAACCTAAGGATTGGGAAATTGTAAAAACCGATACCATCCAAGTTCTCAGTGCAAATTCTTCCAAAGATCATTTTCAAAAATCAGAAAGACGCACAGAAATTGTTTGGAATGAACAAGGAGAGTGGGTCACGAAAGAACGTCCAAGACTTGATCCAAACATTCTATTTTTAGAAGAACAAAATACCCCAACTGTCCAAACAACTAACAATGAAAAGGATAAACGTAAGTTAGTGGATCCTATCGGTCGAAATTGGATCGGAACTCCTTATTTGTACGGTGGGTATTCCAAAAGAGGAGTGGATTGTTCTGGACTTACCAAATCGATATTAACCGATTCAAAAATTGGAATGAATGAAAAGTCAATTCCCAGATCCGCCAGAGACCAAGCTCAAATCGGTAAGTCAGTTTCACGCGACAAACAACAAATTGGAAATTTAGTATTTTTCTCTGCATCACCAAACACAAGTAAAATCACTCATGTCGGAATGGTATTAGAAAATGGAAATTTTATCCATGCATCTACGAGTCGTGGTGTGGTCATCCAATCCTTAAACGAAAAGTGGTGGAAGGAAAGATATATCACAGGTCGAGACGTTTTTACAGGAGCTAAATAG
- a CDS encoding patatin-like phospholipase family protein, with product MKRIRISKHPHLAQYLTLADLFKNLPHTVLRELKENTVREFLVGGEVLFEENSDGNDLYILAAGKLRYEKRRSDGSVRDVGEFKRLDIIGELSLITGEKRSATVKAIRDSELIRVPRDIALSILLKYPESLLQITKIIAERLAHAKTENKGFVPISRTFSVLSALTKDSLDEIIHKLGLVFLRYGSFCVVDETFFLERTSELQTLEEKDREPWIIRFFSQLEAEFDYVFYLLEDKKDVSAWMRRALRQSDTILYIKDANSNPDCIHLESILDPKQFKEINHVLILLQPDPVVVIPGTIRHLHKRKFNHHYHVHLDRLDTWERLGRGLLGKSIGLSLGGGGAKGFAHLGVLSAIEEHQIPIDMVSGTSAGSIFAALIAMGETSAGSKEKAKAFWISKDLLNEYTVPVLSLTTGKKYTEAIRQFFGSIQIEDLWIPYYAISTDLSHSEIHVHDRGDLWKAIRASTSIPGVVPPFIDDGVVYVDGGVLDNVPGITLKERGAGKIISVDVFGDIYPDQDKELCTYFDKTNPGVMTNPLVQITNLINFNEILRPKFPPIGDIIIRSILASSRDRIRQTEKISDLFLQIPTNNFGLLDWFAYERLMELGYVSSIDKIKRSKEKFLNPSLQ from the coding sequence GTGAAACGAATTCGGATCTCAAAACATCCTCATCTGGCTCAGTATCTAACTCTGGCAGATCTCTTTAAAAATTTACCGCATACGGTCCTTCGTGAACTGAAGGAAAATACAGTTAGGGAATTTTTAGTGGGTGGGGAAGTATTATTTGAGGAAAATTCCGATGGAAATGATTTGTACATTCTAGCTGCTGGAAAACTACGTTATGAAAAACGCAGGTCAGATGGTTCTGTTCGTGATGTGGGAGAATTCAAACGCCTTGATATCATTGGGGAACTAAGTCTCATCACTGGGGAAAAACGTTCCGCAACCGTCAAAGCCATCCGCGATTCGGAACTCATTCGTGTTCCTAGGGACATTGCTCTTTCCATCCTTCTCAAATACCCAGAAAGCCTTTTACAAATTACCAAAATCATCGCCGAACGGCTGGCACATGCCAAAACAGAAAACAAAGGATTTGTTCCTATTTCTCGAACGTTTTCAGTTCTTTCGGCCTTAACCAAAGATAGTTTGGATGAAATCATTCATAAATTGGGCCTCGTGTTTTTGCGGTATGGATCGTTTTGTGTGGTGGATGAAACATTTTTTCTGGAACGAACGAGCGAGTTACAGACGTTAGAGGAAAAAGACCGCGAACCATGGATCATTCGTTTTTTTTCCCAACTGGAGGCGGAGTTTGATTATGTTTTCTATTTATTAGAAGATAAAAAAGATGTTTCCGCTTGGATGAGGAGAGCCCTTCGCCAATCCGATACCATTTTATACATTAAGGATGCAAACTCTAATCCAGATTGTATCCATTTAGAATCTATTTTAGATCCCAAACAATTCAAAGAGATCAATCATGTTTTAATTCTCCTCCAACCTGACCCAGTGGTAGTGATTCCAGGAACCATTAGACATTTACACAAAAGAAAGTTTAACCATCATTATCATGTGCATTTGGATAGACTCGACACTTGGGAACGGTTGGGTCGGGGACTCCTTGGAAAATCCATTGGGCTTTCTCTGGGTGGTGGGGGTGCCAAAGGTTTTGCTCATTTGGGAGTTCTTTCTGCCATTGAGGAACACCAAATTCCTATCGATATGGTTTCAGGAACCAGTGCTGGATCTATTTTTGCAGCCCTCATTGCTATGGGAGAAACAAGCGCTGGTAGTAAAGAAAAAGCAAAAGCATTTTGGATCTCCAAAGACCTGTTAAACGAATATACGGTTCCTGTTTTATCTCTCACAACAGGAAAAAAATACACTGAGGCCATTCGTCAATTTTTTGGATCCATTCAAATCGAAGATTTGTGGATTCCTTATTATGCCATCTCCACTGATCTTTCCCATTCGGAAATTCATGTTCACGATAGAGGAGATTTATGGAAAGCCATTCGTGCGAGTACATCCATTCCCGGAGTGGTTCCTCCCTTCATTGATGATGGAGTGGTGTATGTGGATGGAGGGGTTTTGGATAATGTTCCTGGGATCACTCTGAAAGAACGCGGTGCGGGAAAAATCATTTCGGTCGATGTGTTCGGGGACATTTATCCGGACCAAGACAAAGAACTCTGCACTTATTTTGATAAAACAAATCCAGGGGTGATGACAAATCCTCTGGTTCAAATTACAAACCTTATCAACTTCAATGAAATTTTAAGACCAAAGTTTCCTCCCATTGGAGATATCATCATTCGTTCGATTTTGGCTTCGAGTCGGGATCGGATCCGACAAACAGAAAAAATCTCCGATTTATTCTTACAAATTCCTACGAACAATTTTGGACTTTTGGATTGGTTTGCCTATGAACGTTTGATGGAACTTGGATATGTTTCTTCCATCGATAAAATCAAAAGGAGTAAAGAGAAATTTCTAAATCCTTCTTTACAATAA
- the ruvA gene encoding Holliday junction branch migration protein RuvA, producing MIASLRGKLIQLEMDHLVLDVAGVGYEVHIPFPLHLECKDKMKEEIFLHIFHSITDRGERLFGFSTRKDRELFQLIKSLHGIGELTALKILSFFHADDLYKIAKEDDRKTLEKIPKVKGKTSEKILFEIKQNLKKLETFLNDESTKTESEDRETDLATLALIQLGFDEKTATKQVADAKKLNPLATASEIVKQVITGTR from the coding sequence ATGATTGCAAGTTTACGCGGAAAATTAATTCAACTGGAAATGGACCATCTTGTCCTGGATGTGGCTGGTGTTGGGTATGAAGTTCATATTCCTTTTCCTTTGCATTTAGAATGCAAAGACAAAATGAAAGAAGAAATCTTTTTACATATCTTTCATTCCATCACCGATCGCGGGGAACGTCTGTTTGGATTTTCCACAAGGAAAGACCGAGAACTTTTCCAACTCATCAAATCACTTCACGGAATTGGTGAACTCACCGCACTCAAAATTTTATCTTTTTTTCATGCCGATGATTTGTATAAAATTGCGAAAGAAGATGATCGAAAAACTTTGGAAAAAATTCCAAAAGTCAAAGGCAAAACCTCAGAAAAAATTCTTTTTGAAATCAAACAAAATTTAAAAAAGTTAGAAACCTTTTTAAATGATGAATCCACAAAAACAGAATCGGAAGATAGGGAAACAGATTTAGCAACCCTTGCACTAATTCAACTTGGGTTTGATGAAAAAACTGCTACCAAACAAGTTGCAGATGCAAAAAAACTAAATCCACTTGCTACCGCTTCGGAAATCGTCAAACAAGTAATCACAGGAACTAGATAA
- a CDS encoding tetratricopeptide repeat protein — protein sequence MAFFIFVGAAVIMLGFLLTFIVGQRRDSYAKALSLATLGNFLDARALVREKLEEDHQNPYGHYVMAKIYAMENDPLNEAKHLEIIKKNNRYTKEIDSVTVSNRIADIYYNKDFFEEAFFHYLDTLQADRSNPIACLRLGFMALGQKEFKIAEHFFSRVPEEKINLSSYFIARGVISGVTGGGKEREYFEKAYKLEKSPVSGFLYALSLSRENKHKDAVKTAVAISEQIEDEFVRFTLFQFLMTEAILMQNFPEALKYGRLCMEMARLNAWPSEIIETSIHFAMITVYMGRLDDASEYLIEAEAERLDDPDVVALANLKYRLERGTGTVESLTHEYDLSRELNLLSVNLFPNSRYFELSGMRSSKPFNIKGMVDDAGKKLTSKLDMLGLDKFEKFISLPGTNFKNQATRMVMSMGYRVTKEMSNPEADGVNLLASSKEDVNKRALFRVRKWKDAKVSDVFLREMTNQMEELGASKGYVIGNFDVTEAGKKIIAASNGALEMYSGDLFEDLLNKTM from the coding sequence TTGGCATTTTTTATCTTTGTGGGAGCAGCAGTGATTATGCTCGGGTTTCTTTTGACCTTCATCGTGGGGCAAAGAAGGGATAGTTATGCCAAGGCTTTGAGTCTCGCCACTCTCGGGAATTTTCTGGATGCAAGGGCCCTTGTTCGGGAAAAACTCGAAGAAGACCACCAAAACCCCTATGGTCACTATGTGATGGCAAAGATTTATGCCATGGAGAATGACCCCTTAAACGAAGCCAAACACCTCGAAATCATTAAAAAGAACAACCGGTATACGAAAGAAATCGATTCTGTAACGGTTTCCAACCGCATTGCTGATATCTATTATAACAAAGATTTTTTTGAGGAAGCCTTCTTTCATTATTTGGACACCCTCCAAGCCGATCGTTCCAATCCCATTGCTTGCCTTCGTCTGGGATTTATGGCCCTTGGCCAAAAAGAATTTAAAATAGCGGAACATTTTTTCTCACGTGTTCCAGAAGAAAAAATCAACCTTTCTTCTTACTTCATTGCTCGCGGTGTGATCTCTGGAGTGACCGGTGGGGGAAAGGAAAGAGAATATTTTGAAAAGGCATACAAACTAGAAAAGTCTCCCGTCTCTGGATTTTTATATGCGCTTTCTCTTTCCCGTGAAAACAAACACAAGGATGCTGTGAAAACCGCGGTGGCCATCAGCGAACAGATAGAAGACGAGTTTGTTCGTTTTACTTTGTTTCAGTTTTTAATGACAGAAGCCATCCTTATGCAAAATTTTCCAGAAGCCTTGAAGTATGGAAGGTTGTGTATGGAAATGGCAAGGCTCAATGCCTGGCCGAGTGAAATCATTGAAACAAGCATCCACTTTGCAATGATTACTGTGTATATGGGTAGGCTTGATGATGCTTCTGAATATTTGATCGAAGCGGAAGCGGAAAGATTGGATGATCCTGATGTGGTGGCTCTTGCAAATTTAAAATATAGATTGGAACGAGGGACAGGGACTGTCGAGTCACTCACACATGAGTATGATCTATCACGGGAACTCAATTTACTTTCAGTGAACTTATTTCCTAACTCAAGATACTTTGAACTGAGTGGGATGCGTTCTTCCAAACCATTTAATATCAAAGGAATGGTGGATGATGCGGGAAAAAAACTAACATCCAAATTGGATATGTTGGGTCTTGATAAATTTGAAAAGTTTATTAGCCTTCCTGGAACTAATTTCAAAAACCAAGCCACTCGTATGGTGATGAGTATGGGTTATCGTGTTACAAAAGAAATGTCTAATCCAGAAGCCGACGGGGTGAATTTACTTGCTTCTTCCAAGGAAGATGTAAATAAAAGAGCACTCTTCCGAGTTCGTAAATGGAAGGATGCAAAAGTATCTGATGTATTCTTACGCGAAATGACAAACCAAATGGAAGAGTTAGGTGCCTCCAAAGGTTATGTGATTGGAAACTTTGATGTCACCGAAGCAGGTAAAAAAATCATCGCAGCTAGTAACGGCGCTCTTGAGATGTATAGTGGGGATTTGTTTGAAGACCTTCTCAACAAAACAATGTAA
- a CDS encoding ABC transporter permease, protein MPNSITSYFPILVGKKESYVNSVLEVIQLTYISFALRLLFRDRLYSMAYGLAGALVFTFFLLAIRIHFHLYGGVSLTSIVSFDQSPQILFYSTSFALMTLFFFHCLHGLGDIGVMMAIGGNRLGCIWLHSLSLFFLFLPSFLLAIIINLGVLNPPPDFGIFSELKSVFSCLVLFIALGFLVSVPTIGISSYIDPYKSIRRQK, encoded by the coding sequence ATGCCAAATTCGATTACTTCCTATTTTCCTATTTTAGTTGGTAAAAAAGAGTCTTACGTCAATTCTGTCCTGGAAGTGATACAACTCACCTACATTTCGTTTGCTCTTCGCCTTCTCTTCCGAGATCGACTCTATTCGATGGCCTATGGCCTCGCCGGAGCCCTGGTTTTTACATTCTTTTTACTCGCTATCAGGATTCACTTCCATTTGTACGGAGGTGTGTCCCTTACTAGTATCGTTTCCTTTGACCAATCTCCGCAGATTCTTTTTTATTCTACAAGTTTTGCTCTGATGACTTTATTTTTCTTCCATTGCCTTCATGGTCTGGGTGACATTGGAGTGATGATGGCCATTGGTGGGAACCGACTCGGTTGTATTTGGCTACACTCCTTGTCCTTATTTTTCCTATTTCTTCCCAGTTTCCTACTGGCAATCATCATCAATCTAGGGGTTTTGAATCCACCACCCGACTTCGGAATCTTTAGTGAACTCAAATCCGTTTTTTCTTGTTTGGTTCTCTTTATCGCACTTGGTTTTTTAGTTTCTGTTCCCACAATTGGAATCAGTTCTTATATTGATCCTTATAAATCCATTCGGAGACAAAAATAA
- a CDS encoding ABC transporter ATP-binding protein: MLLRVHSLTKRFGKDEAVSSVSFDVNQGDYVAIIGPSGSGKTTLLSMLTGMLSPSEGDILYDQIKLSQISKQELAEIRARDLGLVFQFSELVGNLTIKENILLPALFTRKFSNDDYIRKCDYLIEHLKLGDIQNSLPRTLSGGQIQKAAIARSLINDPAILFADEPSGDLDPENSYLVQLLLNEYNKRNHSIILVTHDMKLAFDAQTVYEMKNGKFDQVIKGE, translated from the coding sequence ATGTTACTCCGTGTCCACAGCCTAACCAAACGATTTGGCAAAGACGAAGCAGTCAGTTCCGTAAGTTTCGATGTGAACCAAGGTGACTATGTTGCCATCATTGGGCCATCTGGATCTGGCAAAACCACTTTACTTTCTATGCTGACAGGAATGCTCTCACCCTCTGAAGGAGACATTCTTTATGACCAAATCAAACTTTCCCAAATTTCCAAACAAGAACTAGCAGAAATTCGAGCCCGCGACCTAGGACTCGTTTTCCAATTTTCAGAACTTGTGGGAAATCTAACCATCAAAGAAAACATTCTCTTACCTGCTCTTTTTACCCGTAAGTTCTCAAATGATGACTACATTCGTAAATGCGATTATTTGATCGAACATTTAAAGTTAGGTGATATACAAAATTCCCTTCCTCGCACATTATCCGGTGGGCAAATTCAAAAAGCTGCCATTGCACGTTCCCTTATCAATGATCCAGCCATTTTATTTGCAGATGAACCATCTGGAGACTTAGATCCGGAAAATAGTTATTTAGTCCAACTCCTCCTAAATGAATACAACAAACGAAACCATTCCATCATTCTTGTAACTCATGATATGAAACTTGCCTTCGATGCCCAAACCGTTTATGAAATGAAAAACGGGAAATTCGACCAGGTCATTAAGGGAGAATGA
- a CDS encoding ROK family protein, with amino-acid sequence MSLGLAIGVDIGGGSIRANLFDESGKELKSIVSPTPENLNNESFLKILKDTIRPLVPNANGIGVGSPGPLDNEKGILISSANMKGLKNLSLKEELKTEFSLPVWYENDANCAALGEAYFGSYKNTESQLIITLGTGVGGGFVDKGILYSGYLGNGIEIGHTTAVIGGALCGCGVRGCVESYFSTKGFINRYAEKTKIKLNSGKDFFQLIQNKDPIAEEVLHFGTLALAHSVRNAIQLLNPEAVVFVGGITKSYGLFGKTLEAEIRSTIFPVLNERLKIGPGGSLSGALGAASLVFSKEKV; translated from the coding sequence ATGAGTTTGGGTTTGGCCATCGGAGTGGATATCGGCGGAGGAAGCATTCGAGCTAACCTTTTCGATGAATCGGGAAAGGAATTAAAATCCATAGTTTCCCCCACTCCTGAAAATCTAAACAATGAAAGTTTTTTAAAAATCTTAAAAGATACCATCCGTCCATTGGTTCCAAACGCAAATGGGATTGGGGTTGGATCTCCAGGTCCCTTGGACAATGAAAAAGGAATTCTGATTTCTAGTGCCAATATGAAAGGCCTAAAAAACCTCTCACTCAAAGAAGAATTAAAAACTGAATTTTCCCTTCCCGTTTGGTATGAAAATGATGCCAACTGTGCTGCGCTTGGTGAAGCCTACTTCGGATCTTATAAAAATACAGAATCGCAACTCATCATTACCTTAGGAACCGGAGTTGGTGGTGGATTTGTCGACAAAGGAATTCTATATTCCGGTTATCTTGGCAATGGAATCGAAATTGGCCATACCACTGCGGTCATTGGTGGAGCGCTTTGTGGTTGTGGAGTCCGTGGTTGTGTAGAAAGTTATTTTTCGACAAAAGGATTTATCAATCGTTATGCGGAAAAAACAAAAATCAAATTGAATAGTGGTAAAGATTTTTTCCAATTGATCCAAAACAAAGATCCAATTGCCGAAGAAGTTTTACATTTTGGAACCTTGGCCTTAGCGCATTCAGTTAGGAATGCAATCCAATTACTAAATCCGGAAGCCGTTGTATTCGTAGGTGGAATCACAAAATCCTATGGTTTATTTGGAAAAACCTTAGAGGCGGAAATTCGATCTACAATCTTTCCCGTGTTAAATGAGAGATTAAAAATCGGACCGGGCGGAAGTTTATCCGGAGCCTTAGGTGCTGCATCACTTGTATTTTCTAAGGAGAAAGTTTAA
- a CDS encoding histidine triad nucleotide-binding protein codes for MENCLFCKIVSGEIPSKKEYESENILVFHDITPQAPFHVLVIPKVHISNMNEIGDLDPEILKEIFHIIPKVAKQNGIAEKGYRLVNNCGNFGGQTVHHIHFHLLGGRHMNWPPG; via the coding sequence ATGGAAAATTGTCTTTTCTGTAAAATTGTCAGCGGAGAAATTCCAAGTAAAAAGGAATATGAATCAGAAAACATTTTAGTGTTTCATGATATTACTCCTCAAGCCCCTTTTCACGTCCTCGTCATTCCCAAAGTCCATATTTCGAATATGAACGAAATTGGAGATTTGGATCCAGAAATCTTAAAAGAAATCTTTCATATCATTCCTAAAGTGGCGAAACAAAATGGAATCGCTGAAAAGGGATATCGACTGGTCAATAACTGTGGAAATTTTGGCGGACAAACCGTACACCACATCCACTTTCATCTGCTAGGTGGTCGCCATATGAACTGGCCACCAGGTTAA
- a CDS encoding lysylphosphatidylglycerol synthase transmembrane domain-containing protein has product MRKLIFGILVSGIAVYFLSKNFDLAEFERLEGKINWWIFPLLFLSNLWAFIPFSIRWYHLLEKKISFSGSFTTSIIGVGLNMVLPARGGDLVRLIMNKRDTELPLTHLFSRIFLEKVMDLGSVVIIGAAALFYMGLGQSKNLNLLLLSTLVIFGMIVGLILVRYYLDPLRGLAKKLFGFIGKLGLYEDKLDHHLVEFSSFLKGDKLAKPVLYSIPTWVFGYAISYYLAGLLIGMPIQFPEALLFMFLGGMGVAIPSAPSGIGVFHAAIISGFIIVGRDPGEGLVYATVVHLTQFIITTSLALVAYLYWRWTHGNKN; this is encoded by the coding sequence ATGAGAAAATTGATATTTGGAATTTTAGTTTCAGGGATTGCTGTTTATTTTCTTTCGAAAAACTTTGATCTTGCTGAATTTGAACGTTTAGAAGGAAAAATCAATTGGTGGATTTTCCCATTACTTTTTCTTTCCAACTTATGGGCTTTTATTCCTTTTTCAATTCGATGGTATCATCTTTTAGAAAAGAAAATTAGTTTTTCGGGGAGTTTCACAACTTCTATCATTGGAGTTGGTCTCAATATGGTTCTTCCTGCCAGAGGTGGGGACCTTGTTCGCCTCATTATGAACAAACGAGACACAGAGCTCCCACTCACCCATCTCTTCAGTCGTATTTTTTTAGAAAAGGTGATGGATCTTGGTTCCGTTGTAATCATTGGTGCTGCTGCCCTATTTTATATGGGACTAGGACAATCCAAAAACTTAAATCTACTTCTCCTCTCAACCCTTGTCATTTTTGGAATGATTGTAGGTTTGATTCTAGTTCGTTATTATTTAGATCCCTTACGTGGGCTTGCAAAAAAGTTATTTGGATTTATCGGCAAACTTGGGTTATATGAAGATAAATTAGACCACCATCTGGTAGAATTTTCTTCCTTTCTCAAAGGTGACAAACTAGCTAAACCAGTCCTCTATTCCATACCCACCTGGGTTTTCGGATATGCGATTTCTTATTATCTTGCAGGTTTACTGATTGGAATGCCTATTCAGTTTCCGGAAGCTTTACTCTTTATGTTTCTTGGTGGGATGGGAGTGGCCATTCCTTCAGCGCCGTCCGGAATTGGTGTGTTTCATGCAGCAATCATTTCTGGATTTATCATTGTAGGACGTGATCCTGGCGAAGGACTTGTGTATGCCACGGTTGTCCACCTAACACAATTCATCATCACTACCAGTTTGGCTTTAGTCGCTTATTTATACTGGCGATGGACTCACGGGAATAAAAACTAA
- a CDS encoding VOC family protein, whose translation MSRPFKVLGIQQVAIGGESKEKLSKFWVDVMGLTKVSDYKSEKENVDEDILSMGNGPFKVEIDLMQPIDPNKSPKVHDPKLNHIGLWIDKLEECVEYLTKQGVRFTPGGIRKGAAGYNVCFIHPKGNEEFPLCSEGVLVELVQAPEDVIKALG comes from the coding sequence ATGTCCCGTCCCTTCAAAGTATTAGGAATCCAACAAGTTGCAATTGGTGGTGAGTCGAAAGAAAAATTATCCAAGTTTTGGGTAGATGTTATGGGGCTTACTAAAGTTTCTGATTATAAAAGTGAAAAAGAAAACGTGGATGAGGACATTTTGTCCATGGGGAATGGACCTTTTAAGGTTGAGATCGATCTAATGCAACCTATTGATCCAAACAAAAGCCCAAAAGTTCACGACCCAAAATTAAACCATATTGGTCTTTGGATTGATAAATTGGAAGAGTGCGTGGAGTATTTGACAAAGCAAGGAGTCAGATTCACTCCTGGTGGGATCAGAAAAGGAGCAGCCGGATATAACGTTTGTTTCATTCATCCAAAAGGAAATGAGGAATTTCCTCTTTGTAGTGAAGGAGTGCTAGTGGAGTTAGTCCAAGCACCAGAAGATGTAATTAAAGCTTTAGGTTAA
- a CDS encoding YkvA family protein, with product MDEKEKLQFIKTNFWKKIKETGKKIPFLKDVIAMYYCLLDENTSLTAKTSIALALLYFISPVDAIPDIILGLGFTDDAGVIATTLLIIKSQLKPEHYTKANESLSN from the coding sequence ATGGATGAAAAAGAAAAACTCCAATTTATCAAAACGAATTTTTGGAAAAAAATCAAAGAAACAGGAAAGAAAATTCCTTTTTTAAAAGATGTCATTGCGATGTATTATTGTTTGTTAGATGAAAACACTTCTCTCACAGCCAAAACATCCATTGCTTTGGCACTTCTGTATTTTATCTCACCAGTGGATGCAATCCCAGATATCATTTTGGGATTGGGATTTACCGATGATGCGGGAGTGATTGCTACCACCCTACTCATCATCAAATCTCAATTGAAACCAGAACATTATACTAAGGCGAACGAGTCATTATCGAACTAA